CTCATGGCTGAACCCGAACCAGGGAATAATCTTGTGAAAATCCTTGCCCTCCGAAGCCACAAAGGGCGAAGGAGGGTGTGTCAATCTGTGGTTAGGAGGTTTCCCGATTTGAGAGCTGAGAGCTATCTCACGTCTTACATCCTAGGTCTTGGACAGATGTGGGGGAGGGATGCAGGGCTTTCGTAATTCGTAATCAGGAAGTCATCATTTCTTCAGCAGGGTCATCTTCTTCGTATCTCTGAAGCCTCCAGCCTGCAGCCGGTAGAAGTAGATGCCGCTCGAGGCTGTTTTGGCCTTCCATTCTATGCGATAAGACCCAAGCTTTTGATGCTCATCCACGAGAGTCTTAACCAGTCTCCCCGTGATGTCATAAACCTCAAGGGTTACAGCACCAGCCGCTGGTAGACTGTAACCAATTACAGTCCTTTGACCAAATGGATTGGGCTCGTTCTGGAGTAGCTCGAACCTCAAACCTCGAACATTGAACTCTGAACTCTGTTCCTCCACTCCAACCGGGTTGTACGCAAAGATGGACTTCTCTCCACAATCATTGGTTGAATCCACATCATCAAGAACACGGGTGCAGACGGTCATGGTGTAACTGACAGAGTCTGTGGAAGGAACCTGCCAGTTCTCGAAGGTCACCTGGATGGAGGAGTCAGGAGCAAGACCTGATACTTGAACAGTGTCACCATGTCCATCAATGGTGGCCACTACATTGAAGGTGAGAACAACATTGCCCAGATTCAGAACAGTTGCCATAACGCCATAGCTCGAGTCAACGAAGACGGTATCCGGTGGTGCATCGAGACTTAACACACCGCCGTCCTTTTCAATGCTGGCCGTCCGAGTGAAAAAGACAAAGGCTTCTCCAGCAGTCTCCATTCCATGTACATCGCCCAGGGGAGCGCCAACGACCAGATCGGAAAGGCTATCCCCATCCACATCTCCGGCTCCAGACAGAGAGTAACTAAAGCCGGCATCCGAATCTGGGGCAGGTTCACTGAACGAGATGACACTGTCTAAATCAGGACCGAGAAATAAAAAGGCCTCCCCGGCCATAGCTAATCCGTCCACGGTCCCGGCTGCTCCCACCAGGACATCATTAAAGCCATCCCCATTCACATCCCCTGCACCGGAGACAGACCAGCCAAAGAGTGCGAGCTCCTCCGGGACGGGCTCGCTCAAGGGAATTACACTGTCCAGGTCAGGACCCAGAAACAGAAAGACCTCACCCGCAGCAGAAATCCCCCAAGGGTCGGCGTAGCGGGCTCCGACAATCACATCGTCAACGCCGTCGCCATTCACATCCCCTGCACCGGAAACAGAGCCAGCGAAGAAAGCACTCTGCTCCGGGACGGGCTCGGTCAGGGGAATTACACTGTCCAGGTCAGGACCCAAAAACAGAAAGGCCTCACCTGCGTCAGTAATTCCCCAGGGATTGGCGCCGCGGGCTCCCACAATCACATCATCAAAGCCGTCCCCGTTCACATCGCCTGCACCAGATACCGTAGCACCAAAGCGTGCGAACTCCTCTGGGACGGGCTCGGTCAAAGAGATTACACTATCCAGGGCGGGACCCAGAAAGACAAACGCCTCTGCGGCGCCATGAAGCCCCCCAACCTCGGATTCCTCTGATCCCACAATCACATCATCAAAGCCATCCCCGTTCACATCCCCCGCGCCAGAAACGGAAATGCCGAAATTTGCCCATCTCTCTGGGACGGGCTCGGTCAAGGGAATTGCACTCTCTAGGTCCGGACCCAGAAAGACGACAGCCCTCCCGTCCGAACCAGGCGCACCCACAATCACATCGTCAAACCCATCCCCGTCCACATCCCCAGCAGCGGAGACAGTGCGGCCAAAGTATGCTGCACTCTCTGGAACCGACTCGGTCAAGGGAACCACGCTAATCAGATAGGGACCCAGAAACAGAAAGGCCTCACCGGCACTTCTGAGTCCATCCACCTCCGCCAATCGTGCTCCCACCAGGACATCATGGAAACCATCACCATTCACATCCCCTGCAGCGGAGACAGACCAGCCAAAGAGCGCGTCCTCCTCCGGGATGGGCTCCGTTAAGGAGAGAATGGTGAAGGGCTGGGCAGAAACCGTTGAAAAGAGAAGCAGAATTGCATAGATGATGAGCGTTTTCATCGGATATGCTCCTTATTTACTGTTATACTATTTTCTACTTCGCTGTCAAGAAAAATCTAGTTCGATAGACATGCCCTTTACAACTCGTCATTTTTTGCAGTGTTGGGGGGGGGACCACCAGAACAGCCCTCTTGTTCCCGCGGCTCCTCCCCATCAACAGAACACCTTCGTGCCAGTTGATCAGGTCACTCGGGACATGGATCGTCGCAATCCACCTGCGCGTTCGCGCAATCA
This DNA window, taken from candidate division TA06 bacterium, encodes the following:
- a CDS encoding T9SS type A sorting domain-containing protein codes for the protein MKTLIIYAILLLFSTVSAQPFTILSLTEPIPEEDALFGWSVSAAGDVNGDGFHDVLVGARLAEVDGLRSAGEAFLFLGPYLISVVPLTESVPESAAYFGRTVSAAGDVDGDGFDDVIVGAPGSDGRAVVFLGPDLESAIPLTEPVPERWANFGISVSGAGDVNGDGFDDVIVGSEESEVGGLHGAAEAFVFLGPALDSVISLTEPVPEEFARFGATVSGAGDVNGDGFDDVIVGARGANPWGITDAGEAFLFLGPDLDSVIPLTEPVPEQSAFFAGSVSGAGDVNGDGVDDVIVGARYADPWGISAAGEVFLFLGPDLDSVIPLSEPVPEELALFGWSVSGAGDVNGDGFNDVLVGAAGTVDGLAMAGEAFLFLGPDLDSVISFSEPAPDSDAGFSYSLSGAGDVDGDSLSDLVVGAPLGDVHGMETAGEAFVFFTRTASIEKDGGVLSLDAPPDTVFVDSSYGVMATVLNLGNVVLTFNVVATIDGHGDTVQVSGLAPDSSIQVTFENWQVPSTDSVSYTMTVCTRVLDDVDSTNDCGEKSIFAYNPVGVEEQSSEFNVRGLRFELLQNEPNPFGQRTVIGYSLPAAGAVTLEVYDITGRLVKTLVDEHQKLGSYRIEWKAKTASSGIYFYRLQAGGFRDTKKMTLLKK